The DNA window TCGGCCACGCCCGCCGCGACGGGCACGGGATCCGCCGCCTGCGCGGTGCCCGGGATGATGCCGAGACCGGCTGCGACGAGGGCAGCGGTCATTACGAGTCGGTGGTTGCGCACCGGCCCCCCAGTTGTGGTGATGAGCAAAGTGCGGCCACCGTATGGAAGGTTCCGGCCAAGGGTGACGGGCTTCTGGCGGGATTCACTCCATAGGGGCCAGGGCTTTACCGGCTGTACGGTTTGCGATCGACAAAGGCCTCCGACGAGGCACCGGGCCACGGCCAGTAGGGTTGCGGCGTGGACACTTCTTCGCTCCCTCGTTCCTTCCGGCTGCTCGTGACGGGCGGCGGGACCGGCGGTCACACGTACCCGGCCCTGACGGCGATCCGTACCCTGCAAGGACGCCTCGCGGCCGCGGGCGGCACGCTGGACGTCCTGTGGATCGGGACCGCGGACGGCCTGGAGGCCCGGGTGGCGCCGGCGGAGGGCATCGCGTTCAGGACGGTGGCCACCGGCAAGATCCGCCGCTCGGCGAACCCGCTCAAGATGCTGTCGGCGGCGAACGTGAAGGACATGGCCCGGGTGCCGCTCGGCGTCGCCCAGGCGCGGTCGATCGTGTCCGAGTTCCAGCCCGACGTCGTACTCGCGACCGGCGGGTACGTGGCGGTCCCGGCCGGGCTGGCGGCGCGGCTGTGCCGGCGTCCGCTGGTCCTGCACGAACAGACGGTCCGGCTCGGCCTGGCCAACCGGAAGCTCGCGAGCTCGGCGACGCGGATCGCGGTGTCCTCGGAGTCGTCACTGCCGCTGCTGCCCGCCGAGGTGCGCGAGCGCGCCGTCGTCACCGGGAACCCGGTGCGGCCGGAGGTCCTGACCGGTCATCCGGACAAGGCGGTCGCGGCGCTGGCCCTGCACGGCTTCGAGCGGCGGCTGCCCACGGTCTACGTCACCGGCGGAGCGCAGGGCGCCCAGCAGATCAACGGTGTCGTCCGGGACGTGCTCCCCTGGCTCCTGACGCACGCGAACGTGATCCACCAATGCGGGCCGGCGAACGTGGACGAGCTCCGGGCGGCCGCCGCGGGCCTCGATCCGGTCCTCGCCGCCCGTTACCACCTGACCGGGTTCGTCGGGGCCGAACTGCCCGACGTCCTGGCGCTGGCCGATGTCGTCGTCTCCCGCAGCGGCGCCGGCACGCTGGCCGAGCTGACCGCGCTGGGCAAGCCCGCCGTGTTCGTGCCGCTCGCCACCTCCGCGGGGAACGAGCAGGCGCACAACGCCCGCCACCTGGCCGACGCGGGGGCCGCGGTCGCGCTGCTCGGCGAGGTCACCGCGCACACCCTGCACGACGCCGTAGGCCCGCTCCTGACCGACCCCGCCCGGCGGGCGGCGATGGCGGAACGGGCTCGCGCGTACGGGCGGCCGGACGCCGCGGACCGGCTCGTGGACGTGCTCCTGTCAGCGGCGTCCGGCTGACCCCCCCTACGTGGTGATGGCGGCGCACAGCAGGGGGCGACCGGGGGTGCATTCGGCCATTCGGTGCGGCGCGGGCTGAGGGCTCAGGGCTCAGGGCTCACACAGGCGTACGGCGAGGGCGGCGATGTCGTCGTCCAGGCGTCCTCTGCTGTAGCGGAGGAGGTCGCGGTGAAGGGCCGCGAGCAGTTCGCGGGGCGGTGTCGGGGGCTGTCCGCGCATCCAGGCCGCGAGCGGGAAGAACTCGCCGTCGCGGGCGCGGGCCTCGGCGATCCCGTCGGTGTACAGGAGCAGCAGGTCGCCGGGGGCGAAGTCGAATGTGTCGACGTTGTAGTGGTCGCCGATGAGCTCCGCGAGGCTGAGCAGGGGCGAGGGGGTGGCCGACTCGAGGACACGGAGTTCGCCGGGGTTCAGGAGCAGCGGCGGGGGGTGTCCGCAGTTGAGGATGTCGATGCGTCCGCCCCCGTGCGGGATCTGGACGAGCAGGGCGGTGGCGAAGCGCTCCATCGGCCCGTCGGGGGGAAAAGCGGCGTTGTACCGGCTGCTGCTGGCGTCCAGTCGGCGGGCGACGCTGACCATGTCCCTCTCGCTGTAGGCCGCCTCCCGGAACGCGTTGACGATCGCCGCGGCCGCCCCCACCGCGGGCAGGCCCTTGCCTCGCACGTCACCGATGAGCAGCCGGACCCCGTAGGGCGTGTCGACCACCTCGTAGAAGTCCCCGCCGATGCGGGCCTCCGCGGCGGCCGCGAGGTACAGCGACTCGATCTCGATGCTGCCGAAGCGGCGGGGCATGGGGCTCAGCACCACTTGCTGTGCCGCGTCGGCGACGAGCCGTACCTGGAACAGGGTGCGCTCGCGCTGGAGCCGGACGTGGCTTCCGTAGGCGGCGGCCACGGTGACCGCGATGATCCCCGCGGCCGTCCACCACGTTCCGAGGTCGGGGAAGACGAGGCCGAGGCCGATCATCAGGAAGAGGCAGACCGTACCGAGCAGGACGGTGGGAAGGACGGGCCACATGGCGGCGGCGAGGGCCGGCGCCGCGGGCAGCAGGCGGCTGAAGGCCATTTCCGGCGGGGTGGCGTAGGCCAGGCCGGCGATGACGACGGTCAGGATGACCGGCGACAGCCGCACAAGTCTTCCGGGGCCGGTGCGCCTGCGGGGCCGCGGCCGTCCAGACTCGATCACCTCACCAGACTATCCGCGCAATATGGGCACAGCGCTTCGACGTACGGAGTCGACTGCCCGGCGGGCCACCCTACGGCCACATCGAACACCTGAGCGAGCGGGGACGCCGACTGGCGCAGACCGCCGAACATGCGGCGCGCACCGAAGGAATGGTTTCAGCCGATTCACCCCCTTCTAGAGATCGCGCCCGGCGGCGCGCGCTCGCCGGTAGCCGATGATCCTGAACTCCAGAACACGCCGCGCCGAGCCGGCCATCAGCGGCGCAGAGCGGTGCGAAGCGTCAGTCCGTGGTGGTGGCGCAGTCGGTACAGCTCCCAACAGGACAAGGTCGTCACCGTCAGGGGGGCGCCGAGGATGAAGGCCACCCGGGCGCCCGCCGGGACCTGGGCATAGGACCCCGTGACCAGGTCCAGGAGGGCCATCTCCCAGACCAGGACACCGGCGAGGATCGGCGGCAGCACCTCGTGGATGTCGGCGGTGCGGAAGACGTGCACCAGCGACAGCCCGATGCCGTACAGGGCGAAGCCGATCGACCACAGGCACAGCACGACCATGACGATCTTGCCGGGCAGCCCCACGGCGTCGCGCAGACCCGACAGCTCCGGGGCCATGGCGAGGGCGCCGGTGCCCATGGACACCATCATGGCCACGACGGAGCCGAGCGGGCGCAGCGCCCGGCGCAGGTAGACCCGGCGCAGCCCGTCCCGCGCGGATGCCACGAAGACGCCGACCACCACCGGGAACGTACAGACGAGTACCAGAACACTGGTCCAGCTCTGGTCGAGCCGTTCGCCGGCCACGCCCTGGACGTCGGCGGCGCTCGCGACGGCGTTGTAGGTGACCATCAGGCCCACCCAGGCGACGAGTCCCAGCCCGGTCCGCCACAACTGAAGCTTGCGGACCAGCGGGTCGGCGACGATCCCGGGGCGCGAAGGGCGGAAGGTGCACTGGGCGGCGTAGAAGGGGTTGTAGAGGCCGCGCAGGATCTTCCGGGCCCGCGAGGGCTCTGCGGGCGGGGGCGGGCCCGGTGCGTAAGGCGGCGCGTACGGGTATCCCGGCGGCGGAGCGGGCTGGCCGGACTGGGCGTACGGGTATCCCGGCGGCGGACCCGCCTGGGCGTACGGGTATCCCTGCCGGGGGACCTGTGCAGCAGAGGGGTGTCCCGGCGGGAAGGCCGCGGCGCCGCCGCCCGCCGGGCCGCCGTACCCGCCGCCGCCCTGGCCACCGCCGCCGTACCCGCCGCCGCCGTATCCGCTCATGCCACGCACCCCCGATGCCCACGTCCTGCCGAACCCCGGCATCCTAGTGGCGGCGCGTGACCGGAACATTCACTTCCGGTTCATTCCCCATAAAATGGGTAAAGCATCGGAAAAGTACTAGATGCCGCGCTCCCTCCCCGTGGTCAGGAGGCGCAAGCGATGGATCCCTGGCTGATCTGGCTGACCGCCGCCCTGCTTCTGGGCGCGGCGGAGATCTTCACCCTCACCGCTGCGCTCGGGCTGCTCGGGGGCGCCGCACTGATCACCGCCGCGTTCGCGGCGCTGGGGCTGCCCCTCCCCTTGCAGTTCCTGCTGTTCGCGGTCGTGGCGACAGCGGGGGTGCTGTTCGTGCGTCCGATCGCCCTGCGCCGCCTGGCCCCTCCCCCGGAGGCGCGGTTCGGCGTGGACGCCCTGGTCGGCGGCTCCGCCTACGTCACGTCCGAGGTGACGGGATGGGGCGGCAGGGTCCGCATCGGCGGTGAGGAGTGGACGGCCTGCGCGTACGACGAGACGCTGGTGATCCCACCCGGCACGACCGTCGACGTCATCGAGATCAAGGGAACCACGGCGCTCGTCTATCCCCGGGAGTGAGCCATGGAAGCATCGGCGTTCCTCGTCGTCGGCCTGCTCGTCGCCGTCTTCGCCGTGTTCACCGTGCTGCGCGCGGTACGCATCGTCCCGCAGGCCCGCGCCCGCAACGTCGAACGCCTCGGCCGCTACCACCGCACCCTGAAACCCGGCCTCAACATCGTCATCCCGTACATCGACCGCGTCCACCCGGTGATCGACCTGCGCGAGCAGGTCGTCTCCTTCAAGCCCCAGCCGGTCATCACGGAGGACAACCTGGTCGTCGAGATCGACACCGTCCTGTACTTCCAGGTCACCGACCCCCGCGCGGCCGCATACGAGATCGCCAACTTCCTGCAGGCGGTGGAGCAGCTGACGGTGACGACCCTGCGCAACGTCGTCGGGTCGATGGACCTGGAAAAGACCCTGACCTCACGGGACACCATCAACAACCAGCTCCGCGGCGTCCTCGACGAGGCCACCGGCAAGTGGGGACTGCGGGTCAACCGGGTGGAGATCAAGGCCATCGACCCGCCGCAGTCCATCAAGGACGCCATGGAGAAGCAGATGCGGGCCGAGCGGGACAAGCGGGCCGCCATCCTCGGAGCCGAGGGGCAGCGGCAGTCCCAGATCCTCACGGCGGAAGGCGACAAGCAGTCCGCGGTGCTGCGGGCGGAGGGCAACCGGACCGCCGAGATCCTCAAGGCGGAGGGCCAATCGCGGGCCATCGACGAGGTGTTCCAGGCGGTCCACCGCAACGACCCCGACCCCAAGCTGCTCGCCTACCAGTACCTCCAGATGCTCCCCCAGCTCGCGCAAGGCCCGGGCAACACGTTCTGGGTGATACCCGGCGAGGTGACCTCCGCCCTCCAGAACGTCACCCGCGCCTTCTCCCACGTACTCCCCCAGTCCGCCGCCACCCGTGAGGCCTCCTCCGACGACCTGGCCGTCCAGGCCGCGAACGACGCGGCGAAAGCGGCGGAGGCCGCCGCCGAGGCCCTCGCCGACGCGGCGGAGGCCGACGCGAGCGCCACCGGGGCAGCGCCGTTCGGATCCCCCGCCCCGGCCCCCCGCGACCCGCCGCAGCCGCCGCCTCCCGGTCCGCCGGGCTGAGGTCCGCCGCCTTCCCGCCACGAGGGGCCGCCGGGGTCGCACGAGCCGGGGGCGCCCTCGCCGCCATGCCGCTACGCCGTGCTGACCGCCCCCTGTACGACCCGGCGCTCAACGCCCTCCACCGGGCCTACGCCGACCGGCTCCTGGAGCAGTTGTCCACCGCCGCGACCGCGGCCGAGCGCGTGCGGAGGTGGCTGGAGCGCGCCGCGCTCGAGGAGGCGGGCCCCGAGGGCCCCGCCGAGGAGCTCAACCTGAGCGTCCCCAGCCTGCGCAGGGCCCCTCCCGCCATCCCCTGGTCGGCGGCGGAGGGCGGGCTCAGGCCTGCGTGGGGTCCCCGGGGATCGGGTGCACCTCGACCGGGTCGCTGCCGGGCGTGCCGCCCGGGCCGGGGCACGCCGATGCCCGGGCGGCGATCTCCAGGGCCCGGTCCTCGCTCTCGACGTCGACCACCCAGTACCCGGCCAGGATGTGTCCGCCGGCCTGGCCGGGCCCGGCCGTCACCTGCGGCCGTCCGTCGCTCCCGGCCCGCACCGTCTTGACCAGGGAAGGACCGCCCAGCCCCTGCCCGTCCACCCACTCCCCCGCGGAGGTCAGGTCCTCGTTGAGGGCGTTCATGTGGGCGAACATGGCCTCCATGTCGTCCTTGGAGTACGACGACATGACGGCGTCCCACTGCTCGACCGGCACGTTCATCTGGATCATGTACTTCATGTTCCTCACCCTTCCCGGGCTGCTCCTGGGGCTGGCTTTCAGCCTTCCGGAGAGGTAGACCGCCGGCCACCGGAGAACTCATCGGTGCCCGCCGACCCGGGAGCCTGTCTGGACGGCCCTGCCGTCTACGGCTTCAGGTGAGGGGCCTCTGCCTCCAGGGCGAACGCGTGGCCGGCCGGGTCCGCATAGCGCCGCACGGTGGTCCGGCTGCCGGGCGCGGCGCCGTCGTCCTGCGCGGTCATCGGGCGGGCCCCGAGGGCCACGGCCTCGCGTTCGGCCTCGTCGAGGTCCTGCGCGTCGACCAGGATCAGCACGTGGGCCTGGTGGGAGCCTTCCGGGAGCGGCCAGCTCGGCGGTACGTGGGACGGATCGCGGCGGATGCCGAGCACCGCGCCCGTGGGGCCGGTGACGAGGAGGAGTTCCCCGTCGCCGGGCGCCGGTTCCACCGTGGCACCGAGCAGGTCGGCGTAGAACCGTGCCAGCAGCTCGGGCTCGGCACTGTCGAGGACGAGAACGGTCGTCTTGGGTACGGTCATGCCCGGCGTTTGCCCTGTGTCGGCGTCCGTACGCGGGGAGTTGCCGAGGGAGCGGGAGCCAGGGGGGAGCGTTGAGGGGTCGTCAGGTCCGGCACGGCTTCGGTACGGCTCCTGTCATCCCGCCCGGCCAGGAGGCGTTCGCCTCGGGCGCCGGCGCGAGGACCACCCGGGGCAGGGCGTCGGGGTGCTTCTCGGAGAGCCAGGCGATCAGTTGCTCCCGTACGGCGCAGCGCACGGTCCACAGGTCGTCGGCGTCCTTCGCGGTGACGATCGCGCGCAGGACGATGGTGGACGGGGTCGTCTCGGTGACGGCGACGTCCCAGCCGCGGCCGTCCCACTCCCGGCAGTGGTTCAGGATCTCGTGCACCTTGTCGCGGATGAGGTCAACGGGCGCGCAGTGGTCGCAGTGGAAGAAGACGGTGCCGGTCATCTGCACGCCGCCCCGGGACCAGTTCTCGAAGGGGCGGGAGGTGAAGTACGAGACGGGCATGGTGATGCGGCGTTCGTCCCAGGTCCGTACGGCGAGGAAGGTGAGGGTGATGTCCTCCACCACTCCCCACTCACCGGCGACCACGACCGTGTCCCCGATGCGCACCATGTCGCCGAAGGCGATTTGGAAGCCGGCGAAGAGGTTGCCCAGCGTCGACTGGGCGGCGATGCCCGCGACGATGCCGATGATCCCGGCTGAGGCCAGCATAGAGGTACCGAGCGCACGGAAGCTGGGGAAGACGAGCAGCATGGCCGCGACGGCGACGACCGCGACGACGGCGGTCACGACCCGCATGATCAGGCTCACCTGGGTGCGGACCCTGCGCACCCGGGCCGGGTCGCGGGTGCCGGTGGCGTAGCGGGCGTACCCGGTCTCCACGGCGGCGGAGGCCACACCCACGACGAGCCAGGCGCCCGCGCCGATCAGGGCGAGCGAGAGGATCCGGCCGACGGCTGCCTGGTTCTCCTGGAGCGGCTGCCACGCCGTCTGCCGGTAGGCGCCCCTGAGCACCGCGGCGAGCAGCACGATCTGCAACGCGGGGAGGCAGCGGCGCAGCTTGTTCCACAGGGGCGTCTCCGGGTGGCGGGTGTCGGCCCGGCGCAGCAGCAGTCCGGCGGCCCATCCGGCCACGACGGTGAGCAGGACCGAGCCGCCCAGAACGGTCAGCAGGCGAAGAACGGTGTTCATGTCTCCTCAGCGGTTGTCGGGGGCATGGACTGCCCCCGCGCCTGCCCACCAGCGGCGCGCCGACACGTCGCCCCACGCATGGCCCCGGCCACCTTCGGGCACGTGCGTTCCGTGACAGGGATCCCGAACACCGCATCGCGCGGCACAGGCCGGCTCGCCGAAGTCGCGGTCCGCACCCGCGGCGCGCTCGCGCGTACGGCCGTGCGCGTCTGGACCGACAACGTCGCCGACCAGGCAGCGGCACTCACCTACTACGCGGTCCTCGCGCTCCTGCCCGCCCTCGTCATCGCGGTCTCGCTGGTGGGGCTGCTGGGCGGGGCCACGCGCGACCGGCTGGTCGCCGAGCTCACCTCGTACGCGCCGCCCCAGTCGGCGCAGGTGCTGCGCGAGGCGCTCGACGGGCTCTCGGCGGCGAACACCTCGATCTGGTTGCTGCTTGCCAGCGGTGCCGTGAGCGCGCTGTGGTCGGCGTGCAGCTATCTGGCGGTGTTCCGCCGCGCCCTGCACACGATGCACCGGGTGCCCGACACGCGGCCGCCGCTGCGGGCGGCGCACACGCTGCTCATGACGGCCACGCTGCTGCTGGTCCTGCTGGTGGCGGGCGCCGCCGGGCTGGTCGTGTCGGGGCCGGCGGCCCACTGGGCCATGCGGACCGCGGGCGCGGGGTCGGGCACCGTGCACAGCGTGGCGCTGCTGCGCTGGCCGGTGCTGCTGGTGGTCGTGACCCTGCTCGTCCTGGTGCTCTTCCGTACCGGCCCGGCGCAGACCCGCGGCAAGCGCCGGGGCCTGCCCGGCGGCGTCCTGGCGACCCTGCTGTGGCTCGCCGCCTCGGGGCTCTTCACGCTCTACACCCAGCTGGACACCTACGGCCGGCTCTACGGCTCGCTGGCCGGGATCGTCGTCTTCGTCGTCTGGCTGTGGTTCGCCAACCTCGCCCTGCTCACGGGCGCCCAGTTCAACGCGGAACGGGCCCGGGACCGGGCCGGCAGGGCGGCGCCGGGCGGCCCGGCAGGCGCTGCGACACCCTGAACCGACGGACCAGCGGCCCCGGGGGCCCCGCCGACAGTAGCGTGACCGCATGCGCACATGGACGGGCAAACCGTATCCCCTGGGAGCGACGTACGACGTCTCCGGGACGAACTTCGCACTGTTCTCCGAGGTCGCCGAGGCCGTGGAGCTGGTTCTGCTCGACGACGCGGGGCACGAGACCCGCGTACCGATGACCGAGATCGACCGGTCCGCGTGGCACATCCACCTCCCGGACGTGGGCCCCGGCCAGCGGTACGGCTACCGCGTGAGCGGCCCCTTCGACCCGGCCGCCGGGCACCGTTGCAATCCGGCCAAGCTCCTCCTCGACCCGTACGCGACGGCCTTCGACGGGGCGCTCGACCACCACGAGTCGCTCTACGGCCACCACTTCGCGGACGGCGCGGAGCCCAACACCCTGGACAGCGCGGGCCACACCATGCTGTCCGTGGTCACCGACCGCGGCTTCGACTGGGGCGACGACCGGCCGCCCGGCCACCCGTACGCCGAGAGCGTCATCTACGAGGGCCACGTACGCGGACTCACGCGCACCCACCCCGCCCTGCCCGAGGAACTGCGCGGCACCTACGCGGGCATCGCCCACCCCGCCATCCTCGACCACCTCACGGGCCTGGGGGTGACCGCGCTGGAACTGATGCCGGTGCACCAGTTCATCCAGGACGGCCACCTGGCGGAGAAGGGCCTGTCCAACTACTGGGGCTACAACACCATCGGCTTCTTCGCACCGCACAACGCCTACGCGGCCGCGGTGGGCCGCGGAGCGCAGGTCACCGAGTTCAAGCAGATGGTGAAGGCGCTGCACGCGGCGGGCATCGAGGTGATCCTCGACGTCGTCTACAACCACACCGCCGAGGGAAACGACAAGGGTCCCGTCCTGGCGTTCAAGGGGATCGACAACGCCGCCTACTACCGTCTGGTCGACGAGGACCGCTCCCAGTACTACGACACCACTGGCACCGGCAACAGCCTGCTGATGCGCCACCCCAACGTGCTGCAGCTCATCATGGACTCGCTGCGCTACTGGGTCCAGGAGATGCACGTCGACGGCTTCCGGTTCGACCTCGCCGCCACCCTGGCCCGCCAGTTCCACGAGGTCGACCGGCTCTCGGCGTTCTTCGACGTCATCCAGCAGGACCCGGTGATCAGCCGCGTCAAACTCATCGCCGAACCCTGGGACCTCGGCGAAGGGGGCTATCAGGTCGGCAACTTCCCGCCCCTGTGGTCGGAGTGGAACGGGCGCTACCGCGACGCCGTGCGTGACTACTGGCGCGGCGCCGACGGCACGCTCGGCGAATTCGCCGCCCGTATCACCGGCTCCGCCGACCTGTACGAACACGACCGGCGACGCCCCCTCGCCAGCGTCAACTTCGTCACGGCGCACGACGGGTTCACCCTGCGCGACCTGGTGTCCTACGACCGCAAGCACAACGAGGAGAACGGGGAGGACGGGCGGGACGGCGAGGACCACAACCGGTCCTGGAACTGCGGAGCGGAAGGCGAGACGGACGACCCCGGCATCCTGGCCCTGCGCGAACGACAGCAGCGCAACCTCATGACCACGCTGATCCTCTCCCAGGGCATCCCGATGATCAGCCACGGGGACGAGCTGGGCCGTACCCAGGGCGGCAACAACAACGCCTACTGCCAGGACAACCCGACCACCTGGATCGACTGGAACGTCGACGAACCCGGTCGGCGGCTCCTCGAGTTCACCTCCGGCCTCATCCGGCTGCGCCGCGACCACCCGGTGCTGCGGCGCCGGCGCTTCTTCTCCGGGCGGGCCGCCGGACACACCGGCCGGCTGCCCGCGGACGTCGAGTGGCTCCGCCCCGATGCCACGCCGATGGAGGACGAGGACTGGACGTGGCCGAAGGCAGGCGCGCTGACCGTGTTCCTCAACGGCGAGGCGATCACCGAGCCGGACCGCTACGGCAACCGGGTCACCGACGACTCCTTCCTGCTGATGTTCAACGGCTCGGACACGGTGATCGACTTCCGCCTGCCCGGCGAGCGGTTCGCCGTCCGCTGGACCCAGCTGGTCGACACCGCGAGCACCGACGCCCCGGACGAACGGGAGTTGAAGGCGGGCAGCACGCTGCGGCTGGAGTCGTTCAGCACCGTGGTCCTGCGCAGCGCTCGGGAGGATGCGGCGCCGGACGAGAGGTGAGCTCTGCGCACGGCTCCGGGACGGGCGCTGTCTCGGGGGACCGAGCCGGTTCGCCCGGGCGGCCCGGCCCCGCGCCGCAGCTCGCGTGCGGACCGCCGGCAGACAGCCGGTACCGGACCGGATGGACGGGCCGGAGCTGGGCAGCAGCGGAACATGGCTGTCCTACGAAAGCTCGCCCGTCCCCTACTCGCCGCCCCGTTCCTCACCGGCGGGCTGCGCACCCTGCGCCGCCCCGAGGCCGTCGTGGAGGTCGCCCAACCCGTCGTCCGGGTGATCGGGAAGTACGCCCCGGCCCTGGCCGGGGATCCGCGCCAACTGGTACGCGTCACCGGCTCGGTCCAGGCCGCGGCGGGTCTGATGCTCGCGACGGGGCGCGCCCCGCGCCTGGCCGCGCTCGCGCTCGCCGCCACGCTGGTGCCGACCTCCCTCGCCGCACACGCCTTCTGGACGGTGGAGGAACCCGAGGAGCGCGCACGGCAGCGCGCTCACTTCCTGACCGACCTCTCCGCGCTGGGAGGGCTCCTGATCGCCGCCGCGGACACCCACGGCAAGCCCTCCCTCGCCTACCGCTCCCGACACGCACTCGACCACCGGCACCCGGTCCAAGCCGTCCGCCGCCCCGCCGAAGCGGCGGCGGCGAGTACGGTCAACCGGGCCAAGGCCGTCACCGGCTCCCTCACCGGCTCCCGCTGAGGGCGGGCCGCATCGGCTGCCGCGGGGCGGGCCCCGCGGTCGGCACCTCCACGGATCGCACGTCATCCGGGTCCCGGCGCCCGCCGCCGGGACCCGACCGGAACGACGAGGAGCACCACATGGCAGACGACCACCGCACCGCCACCGCCCATCGGCGGTCCCTCGGCTCGTTGCTCCGGCCCACCGCGCTCTGCCCGCGGCTTTTGATCCGGACCCTGGCCGACGTCACCCGCAGTACGCGGCACCGCCGTACCGCGGGCACCCAAGCCGTCTGCCCGACCGCGGCCGAGCACCGCTCGTGCCCCGTGCGGGAGGACGAGTCCGGATCCGGCTCCGCGAAGGGGCCACGATGCGGGGAGAACCTCCCGGATGCCCCCGATCCTCGTGAACGAGCCCACGAGGCAGTCGTGTCCCGGACCACCAGCCCCGACGACCTGGCCTCGCTCCTCGCCATGCTGGACCTGCGGCCCGGCCCGGACGGCACGAAGCCGCGCACCGGGGACCGCGAAGGCCACCCCGGGCGCGGC is part of the Streptomyces subrutilus genome and encodes:
- a CDS encoding DoxX family protein, which codes for MAVLRKLARPLLAAPFLTGGLRTLRRPEAVVEVAQPVVRVIGKYAPALAGDPRQLVRVTGSVQAAAGLMLATGRAPRLAALALAATLVPTSLAAHAFWTVEEPEERARQRAHFLTDLSALGGLLIAAADTHGKPSLAYRSRHALDHRHPVQAVRRPAEAAAASTVNRAKAVTGSLTGSR